In Archangium violaceum, the following are encoded in one genomic region:
- a CDS encoding prolipoprotein diacylglyceryl transferase, whose product MLPVLVHFTFTSFWSQLFLYALALGVVAYIAYNGWSGAEGTPRAKGEKPPPPTPQERLLRALVYGAIGGALAWFGLKYALPADAIPGGQGEGLPVHTYGVLLATGFMTAAAVAARLAQDEWRKLEWVSDGQGGGQWVDVEGPRKREALMDLAFYVLVGGLVGSRVLFVLVNWKDYSRDWSQVFSLGGGLVFYGGLIGAGLAAFYFARKNGMDFLRLADLAIPTVSLGQCLGRLGCFSAGCCWGDVTAAGTRLAAHFPGSGVARDLFGQLTGTSSLAFQSQAQDSRYVVEATGQILHQAAPGAVRISEWVAQHGTTLPVHPTQIYESLGQMVLFLALLYARRFRRFHGQIFALWLMCYAVLRTTVELFRGDTERGTLHGLLESLGARSLADAVPLEAWYNISTSQFISLCMFTFGATLLYRRIRRAGEAAGVGPTPSPA is encoded by the coding sequence ATGCTCCCCGTCCTCGTCCACTTCACCTTCACCTCCTTCTGGTCCCAGCTGTTCCTGTACGCCCTGGCGCTCGGCGTGGTGGCGTACATCGCCTACAACGGCTGGAGCGGTGCCGAGGGCACTCCCAGGGCCAAGGGCGAGAAGCCTCCTCCTCCCACGCCGCAGGAGCGGCTGCTGCGCGCGCTCGTCTATGGCGCCATCGGCGGGGCCCTGGCGTGGTTCGGCCTGAAGTACGCGCTGCCCGCGGACGCCATCCCGGGGGGCCAGGGCGAGGGGCTGCCCGTGCACACCTACGGCGTCCTGCTGGCCACCGGCTTCATGACCGCGGCGGCCGTGGCCGCGCGGCTGGCTCAGGACGAGTGGCGCAAGCTGGAGTGGGTGTCGGACGGCCAGGGCGGTGGCCAGTGGGTGGACGTCGAGGGCCCTCGCAAGCGCGAGGCGTTGATGGACCTGGCCTTCTACGTGCTGGTGGGGGGCCTGGTGGGCAGCCGCGTCCTCTTCGTGCTCGTCAACTGGAAGGACTACTCGCGCGACTGGTCGCAGGTGTTCTCGCTGGGCGGCGGGCTGGTGTTCTACGGCGGCCTCATCGGCGCGGGGCTGGCGGCCTTCTACTTCGCGCGCAAGAACGGCATGGACTTCCTGCGGCTGGCGGACCTGGCCATCCCCACCGTGTCGCTGGGCCAGTGCCTGGGGCGCCTGGGGTGCTTCTCCGCCGGGTGCTGCTGGGGTGACGTCACCGCGGCGGGGACCCGCCTGGCGGCCCACTTCCCGGGTTCCGGGGTGGCCAGGGATCTCTTCGGGCAGCTCACCGGCACCTCCAGCCTGGCCTTCCAGTCGCAGGCGCAGGACTCGCGCTACGTGGTGGAGGCCACCGGGCAGATCCTCCACCAGGCGGCCCCCGGCGCCGTGCGCATCTCCGAGTGGGTGGCCCAGCACGGCACCACCCTGCCGGTGCACCCCACGCAAATCTACGAGTCGCTCGGCCAGATGGTGCTCTTCCTGGCGCTGCTGTACGCGCGCCGCTTCCGCCGCTTCCACGGCCAGATTTTCGCCCTGTGGCTCATGTGCTACGCGGTGCTGCGCACCACGGTGGAGCTGTTCCGCGGCGACACCGAGCGCGGCACCCTGCACGGCCTGCTCGAGTCCCTGGGGGCCCGGTCGCTGGCGGACGCGGTGCCCCTGGAGGCCTGGTACAACATCTCCACCAGCCAGTTCATCTCCCTGTGCATGTTCACCTTTGGTGCGACTTTGCTGTACCGACGGATTCGCCGGGCAGGCGAGGCGGCTGGCGTCGGGCCGACACCGAGCCCCGCCTGA
- a CDS encoding DUF6929 family protein: MLRLTQRRKLTLRSPETPGGAAHVSAASGLVRVGNWLHVVADDSLFLATFPREGEEPGQLSRLFPGELPLEPRTRKALKPDLEALCLLGSLDGAPHGALLAVPSGSTSVRMKGALVPLAADGSIGGPAREVDFTSVYAQLTRELGPLNVEGAAVAGARLRLLNRGNGDQGTDAVVDLDAGRVLRTLGAGEPLQPDVVRTVRRWELGRAGTVRLSFTDASPLPDGRLVFTAAAEDTRDAYADGTVMGSAVGVLAPDGTPQFLDGVDAKVKLEGVDARVEQGRIHLLLVADADDPHVAAPLFETVLEGVPG, from the coding sequence ATGCTCCGTCTCACCCAGCGCCGGAAACTCACCCTGCGGTCCCCCGAGACGCCGGGCGGTGCGGCCCACGTATCCGCCGCGAGTGGCCTCGTGCGCGTTGGCAACTGGCTCCACGTCGTCGCGGACGACTCGCTCTTCCTGGCCACCTTTCCCCGGGAGGGGGAAGAGCCGGGACAGCTCTCGCGCCTCTTCCCGGGCGAGTTGCCGCTGGAGCCCAGGACCCGCAAGGCGCTCAAGCCGGACCTGGAGGCGCTCTGCCTGCTGGGGAGCCTCGATGGCGCGCCGCACGGGGCGCTGCTGGCGGTGCCCTCGGGGAGCACGTCGGTGCGGATGAAGGGCGCGCTGGTGCCGCTGGCGGCGGACGGGAGCATCGGCGGTCCGGCGCGCGAGGTGGACTTCACCAGCGTCTACGCCCAGCTCACCCGCGAGCTGGGCCCGCTCAACGTGGAGGGCGCGGCGGTGGCGGGCGCGCGCCTGCGCCTGCTCAACCGTGGCAACGGAGACCAGGGCACGGACGCGGTGGTTGACTTGGACGCGGGCCGGGTGCTGCGCACGCTCGGGGCCGGCGAGCCCCTACAACCCGACGTGGTACGCACCGTGCGCCGCTGGGAGCTGGGCCGCGCGGGCACCGTGCGCCTGTCCTTCACGGACGCCTCGCCACTGCCGGACGGCCGCCTCGTCTTCACCGCCGCCGCCGAGGACACCCGCGATGCCTACGCGGATGGCACGGTGATGGGCTCGGCGGTGGGCGTGCTGGCGCCCGATGGCACGCCGCAGTTCCTCGATGGCGTGGATGCGAAGGTGAAGCTGGAGGGCGTGGACGCGCGGGTGGAGCAGGGCCGCATCCACCTGCTGCTCGTGGCGGACGCGGACGATCCCCACGTGGCCGCGCCCCTCTTCGAGACCGTACTGGAAGGCGTTCCGGGCTGA
- a CDS encoding MXAN_5187 C-terminal domain-containing protein, whose translation MPYEPKSSTKNQVAKPGASTKSSARLAANDGDTKSGMPTKSGSEVALQECDAIEAELAALKVTYEHYFMGIDRTPPTRVHEDLKKRVERLKSSFVRNTGAKFRVQAIHSKFMSYERLWTRTLQEIENGTYKRDVAKAKRRVEKKPTARGTGATQLPDSDFDVDEEKPSSVPSVEPVPFRGGVPSVAPLVPSVAPLVPPVAPVMGTPARGSPLPSIPSVAPLVPSVAPVIPPVAPVIPPVAPVGARPPAARPGTPQAARPAAALRPPSASASSDLSDDKLKSVYNAYVAAKRNNKEDTSKMSYDSIAASLRKQVPELMKQHGAKSVEFKVVIKDGKAVLKAVPK comes from the coding sequence ATGCCGTACGAGCCCAAGTCGTCCACGAAGAACCAGGTCGCGAAGCCCGGAGCTTCGACGAAGTCGTCCGCCAGGCTGGCCGCGAACGATGGGGATACGAAGTCCGGTATGCCCACCAAATCGGGCAGCGAGGTGGCCCTCCAGGAGTGTGACGCCATCGAGGCCGAGCTGGCGGCCCTGAAGGTGACCTACGAGCACTACTTCATGGGAATCGATCGCACCCCGCCCACACGGGTGCACGAGGACCTGAAGAAGCGCGTGGAGAGGCTCAAGAGCAGCTTCGTGCGTAACACGGGCGCGAAGTTCCGCGTGCAGGCCATCCACAGCAAGTTCATGAGCTACGAGCGGCTCTGGACGCGCACGCTGCAGGAGATCGAGAACGGCACGTACAAGCGGGACGTCGCCAAGGCGAAGCGCCGCGTCGAGAAGAAGCCGACCGCTCGCGGCACCGGGGCGACGCAGCTGCCCGACTCCGACTTCGACGTGGACGAGGAGAAGCCGTCGTCCGTGCCATCGGTGGAGCCCGTGCCCTTCCGGGGCGGTGTGCCGTCGGTGGCGCCGCTGGTGCCGTCGGTGGCGCCGCTGGTCCCGCCCGTGGCGCCCGTGATGGGGACGCCGGCCCGGGGCTCGCCCCTGCCGTCGATTCCCTCGGTGGCGCCGCTGGTGCCGTCGGTGGCGCCGGTGATTCCGCCCGTGGCGCCGGTGATTCCGCCCGTGGCGCCCGTGGGGGCCCGTCCTCCCGCCGCGCGTCCGGGGACGCCCCAGGCGGCGCGCCCCGCCGCCGCGCTCCGTCCTCCCTCCGCCAGTGCCTCGAGCGACCTGTCCGACGACAAGCTGAAGTCCGTCTACAACGCCTATGTCGCCGCCAAGCGCAACAACAAGGAGGACACCTCGAAGATGAGCTACGACTCCATCGCCGCCTCGCTGCGCAAGCAGGTGCCGGAGCTGATGAAGCAGCACGGCGCCAAGTCGGTGGAGTTCAAGGTCGTCATCAAGGACGGCAAGGCCGTGCTCAAGGCCGTTCCCAAGTAG
- a CDS encoding KdsC family phosphatase, whose protein sequence is MNQDLESLKSRVSRLSVMIFDIDGTLTDGRIFWVPNSGWTQMYSVRDGMGIKRLQEAGLEVAAISGGDSLSAQMRMQSLGLKHVHFGSQDKVAHFEKLLELLKVTADRCGYMGDELVDLPLLKAVGFSAAPPESPDEVRSQVHYVAQRPAGFGAAREVCEFILRHRQAP, encoded by the coding sequence ATGAACCAGGACCTGGAGTCGCTCAAGTCGAGGGTGAGCCGCCTGTCGGTGATGATTTTCGACATCGACGGCACCCTCACCGACGGGCGCATCTTCTGGGTGCCCAACTCCGGCTGGACGCAGATGTACAGCGTGCGCGACGGCATGGGCATCAAGCGGCTGCAGGAGGCGGGGCTGGAGGTGGCGGCCATCTCCGGCGGCGACAGCCTCTCGGCGCAGATGCGCATGCAGTCGCTGGGCCTCAAGCACGTGCACTTCGGCAGCCAGGACAAGGTGGCCCACTTCGAGAAGCTGCTGGAGCTCTTGAAGGTGACGGCGGACCGGTGTGGGTACATGGGGGATGAACTGGTAGACCTGCCGCTGCTCAAGGCGGTGGGGTTCTCGGCCGCGCCCCCCGAGTCCCCGGACGAGGTGCGTTCGCAAGTGCACTATGTGGCGCAGCGGCCGGCGGGTTTCGGCGCGGCGCGCGAGGTGTGTGAGTTCATTCTGCGTCATCGGCAGGCGCCCTGA
- a CDS encoding Mut7-C RNAse domain-containing protein, which yields MKQVTVRFYGSLNDFLAPERRGVGFLHTLAGPCSVKDLIESLGPPHPEVDVVLVDGEAVDFSHRVEPGQRLAVYPVFSAIDVAPLVRVGPPALPEPRFLLDVGLGRLAGLLRMLGFDTLWRNDYADDVLARVSRDEQRILLTRDIGVLKRSEVVHGYFPRETDPSQQLVEVVRRFRLTASMRPFTRCLACNGALSEASHAEVQGRVPERVHASFTRFQQCPECKRVFWAGSHHARMQVIIDKLRELEGQ from the coding sequence ATGAAGCAGGTGACGGTCCGGTTCTACGGCTCGCTCAACGACTTCCTGGCCCCCGAGCGCCGTGGCGTCGGGTTCCTCCACACCCTGGCCGGGCCGTGTTCGGTGAAGGACCTCATCGAGTCGCTCGGCCCGCCCCACCCCGAGGTGGACGTGGTGCTCGTGGATGGCGAGGCCGTGGACTTCTCCCACCGCGTCGAGCCCGGCCAGCGCCTGGCCGTGTACCCCGTGTTCTCCGCCATCGACGTGGCGCCGCTCGTGCGCGTGGGGCCCCCTGCCCTCCCCGAGCCGCGCTTCCTGCTCGACGTGGGTCTCGGCCGGCTCGCGGGCCTGCTGCGCATGCTCGGGTTCGACACCCTGTGGCGCAACGACTACGCCGATGACGTGCTCGCCCGTGTGTCCCGGGACGAGCAGCGCATCCTGCTCACGCGGGACATCGGTGTGCTCAAGCGCTCCGAGGTGGTTCACGGGTACTTCCCCCGCGAGACGGACCCCTCCCAGCAGCTCGTGGAGGTGGTGCGGCGCTTCCGGCTCACCGCGAGCATGCGTCCGTTCACGCGGTGCCTCGCCTGCAATGGCGCGCTCTCCGAGGCCTCTCACGCGGAGGTCCAGGGCCGAGTACCGGAGCGCGTGCACGCCTCGTTCACCCGCTTCCAGCAGTGCCCCGAGTGCAAGCGCGTGTTCTGGGCCGGCTCGCACCACGCTCGCATGCAGGTCATCATCGACAAGCTGCGCGAGCTGGAAGGACAGTAG
- the hemL gene encoding glutamate-1-semialdehyde 2,1-aminomutase: MNHSQSKALFSRAQERIPGGVNSPVRAFRGVGGEPVFFKEGAGAWLTDVDDNRYVDLVGSWGPLILGHAYPPIVAAVTEAARRGTTFGAPTDLEVQFAELICATVPSVEKVRLVSSGTEATVAAIRLARGFTGRDYILKFEGCFHGAGDPFLVKAGSGVETLGLPDSPGVPKEVASLTLTAPYNDLGAVERLFAQRAKDIACAIIEPVVGNMGVLIPEEGYLQGLQALCRAHGVLFVLDEVMTGFRLARGGAQEVYGLRPDLSTFGKVIGGGMPLAAYGGRRDIMSKIAPEGPVYQSGTLSGNPVAVAAGIASLQALRAPGVYERLDFVGREIEAGLRAEAEEAKIPVTINRVGSMFTVFFTEGPVYDYASAKKADTARYSRFFHQMLEEGVYLPPSQFEAAFLSLSINEPEVAHILRAARKAFRALGQGA; the protein is encoded by the coding sequence ATGAACCACTCGCAGAGCAAGGCCCTCTTCTCCCGCGCGCAGGAGCGCATCCCGGGTGGAGTGAACTCCCCGGTGCGTGCCTTCCGTGGTGTCGGCGGTGAACCCGTCTTCTTCAAGGAGGGCGCGGGCGCGTGGCTGACGGACGTGGACGACAACCGGTACGTGGACCTGGTGGGGAGCTGGGGTCCGCTCATCCTCGGCCATGCCTACCCGCCCATCGTCGCGGCCGTCACCGAGGCGGCGCGGCGCGGCACCACCTTCGGCGCGCCCACGGACCTCGAGGTGCAGTTCGCCGAGCTCATCTGCGCCACCGTGCCCAGCGTGGAGAAGGTGCGCCTGGTCTCCAGCGGCACCGAGGCCACCGTGGCCGCCATCCGGCTGGCGCGCGGCTTCACCGGCCGCGACTACATCCTCAAGTTCGAGGGCTGCTTCCACGGCGCGGGTGACCCCTTCCTGGTGAAGGCGGGCAGCGGCGTGGAGACGCTGGGTCTGCCGGACTCGCCGGGCGTGCCCAAGGAGGTGGCCAGCCTCACGCTGACCGCCCCGTACAACGACCTCGGCGCCGTGGAGCGGCTCTTCGCCCAGCGCGCCAAGGACATCGCCTGCGCCATCATCGAGCCCGTGGTGGGCAACATGGGCGTGCTCATCCCCGAGGAGGGCTACCTCCAGGGCCTCCAGGCGCTGTGCCGCGCGCACGGGGTGCTCTTCGTGCTCGACGAGGTGATGACGGGCTTCCGGCTGGCGCGCGGCGGTGCACAGGAGGTCTACGGCCTGCGTCCGGACCTGAGCACCTTCGGCAAGGTGATTGGTGGTGGCATGCCGCTGGCGGCCTACGGCGGGCGCCGCGACATCATGTCCAAGATCGCTCCCGAGGGCCCCGTGTACCAGTCGGGCACCCTGTCGGGGAATCCGGTGGCGGTGGCCGCGGGCATCGCGAGCCTCCAGGCGCTGCGCGCGCCGGGCGTGTACGAGCGCCTGGACTTCGTCGGCCGCGAAATCGAGGCCGGTCTGCGCGCGGAGGCGGAGGAGGCGAAGATCCCCGTCACCATCAACCGCGTGGGCAGCATGTTCACCGTCTTCTTCACCGAAGGGCCGGTGTACGACTACGCGAGCGCCAAGAAGGCCGACACGGCGCGCTACAGCCGCTTCTTCCACCAGATGCTGGAGGAGGGCGTGTACCTGCCGCCCAGCCAGTTCGAGGCGGCCTTCCTGTCGCTGTCCATCAACGAGCCCGAGGTGGCACACATCCTCCGGGCGGCCCGCAAGGCGTTCCGCGCGCTTGGACAAGGCGCCTGA
- a CDS encoding tetratricopeptide repeat protein: protein MRRLTLLLALSLATGCSRPSATDHMQRARDAIFEKRPDEALVEYRKALDALRIDDSAQAQVIKARALKGAADVYWLEMRKVKEAVSVYKELIVQCPESPEALEARVVLAELLRVYFRDLRGAIDQLTAALARNPPQGAELHYQVAKLYFELQDYQQCALESRKLAERFATSAFVDDSLFLQAQALHMQAVQSQPGTPEVQRYRQEASRTYADLIARFPDSELSPHATFEMGKLKAEAGDNEKAIETWVQALKNHPEPAMVQDSIARARRRIAATATEVSHTSAFDHKSRAPAGTPRSSVEAVGGSAEEAARDHGD, encoded by the coding sequence GTGCGACGCCTGACGCTGCTCCTGGCCCTCTCGCTCGCCACCGGCTGCTCCCGGCCGAGCGCCACCGACCACATGCAGCGCGCTCGCGATGCCATCTTCGAGAAGCGCCCCGACGAGGCCCTCGTGGAGTACCGCAAGGCGCTAGATGCCCTGCGCATCGACGACTCCGCCCAGGCCCAGGTCATCAAGGCCCGTGCCCTCAAGGGCGCCGCGGACGTCTACTGGCTCGAGATGCGCAAGGTGAAGGAGGCGGTGAGCGTCTACAAGGAGCTCATCGTCCAGTGCCCCGAGTCTCCCGAGGCGCTGGAGGCCCGCGTGGTGCTCGCCGAGCTGCTGCGCGTGTACTTCCGGGATTTGCGCGGCGCCATCGACCAGCTCACCGCGGCGCTGGCGCGCAACCCGCCCCAGGGCGCCGAGCTGCACTACCAGGTGGCCAAGCTGTACTTCGAGCTGCAGGACTACCAGCAGTGCGCGCTGGAGTCGCGCAAGCTGGCCGAGCGCTTCGCCACCAGCGCCTTCGTGGACGACTCGCTCTTCCTGCAGGCCCAGGCGTTGCACATGCAGGCGGTGCAGTCCCAGCCCGGCACCCCCGAGGTGCAGCGCTACCGCCAGGAGGCCTCGCGCACGTACGCGGACCTCATCGCCCGCTTCCCGGACTCGGAGCTCTCCCCGCACGCCACCTTCGAGATGGGCAAGCTGAAGGCCGAGGCGGGCGACAACGAGAAGGCCATCGAGACCTGGGTCCAGGCCCTCAAGAACCACCCGGAGCCGGCCATGGTGCAGGACTCCATCGCCCGGGCCCGCCGCCGCATCGCCGCGACGGCGACCGAGGTCAGCCACACGTCGGCCTTCGACCACAAGAGCCGGGCTCCCGCGGGAACGCCCCGCTCCTCGGTGGAGGCCGTCGGCGGCTCGGCCGAGGAAGCCGCTCGCGACCACGGCGACTGA
- the lspA gene encoding signal peptidase II — MVHRFRVLILVGLATLAADQVTKYLAVAHLTEALDGRMGLARVEGFFTEQNLDNDPPVEGAYRRSTRPYRFIEDYWHFRYVENPGAAWGMFANLPESVRRPFFHVVSLVALGFILFMYVRLTPEQKSVRWALALVTGGALGNFVDRLLRGYVIDFIDWHWRNQPGMRWPTFNVADAAICVGVGLLLLDSFRARGPVESVTPGGQVV; from the coding sequence ATGGTGCATCGCTTCCGCGTCCTGATCCTCGTGGGCCTCGCCACCCTCGCCGCCGACCAGGTGACCAAATATCTGGCCGTCGCCCACCTGACGGAGGCGCTGGATGGACGGATGGGCCTGGCTCGGGTGGAGGGCTTCTTCACCGAGCAGAACCTGGACAACGACCCGCCCGTGGAGGGCGCGTACCGGCGGTCCACCCGCCCCTACCGCTTCATCGAGGACTACTGGCACTTCCGCTACGTGGAGAACCCGGGCGCCGCCTGGGGCATGTTCGCCAACCTGCCCGAGTCCGTGCGCCGGCCCTTCTTCCACGTGGTGAGCCTGGTGGCGCTCGGCTTCATCCTCTTCATGTACGTGCGGCTCACCCCGGAGCAGAAGTCGGTGCGCTGGGCGCTGGCGCTCGTCACCGGAGGGGCGCTGGGCAACTTCGTGGACCGGTTGCTGCGCGGCTACGTCATCGACTTCATCGACTGGCACTGGCGCAACCAGCCCGGCATGCGCTGGCCCACCTTCAACGTGGCCGACGCGGCCATCTGCGTGGGCGTGGGCCTGTTGCTCCTGGACTCCTTCCGGGCACGCGGGCCCGTGGAATCCGTGACGCCGGGGGGGCAGGTGGTATAA
- a CDS encoding SMI1/KNR4 family protein produces the protein MRDLLDEVSRDHFPYPPATLEQLEAFERRMGWTLDPDLRAFYLHCNGAELIKPLPDCPYRMLPLSEIIRARVAIRGRDEDSRGPASLYAICDVQDGNYVLIDVSRQAHGRYPIIDGDHETWPNLEYCRQFAGSFSEFLEGALRARAPGYWLRG, from the coding sequence ATGCGCGACCTCCTCGATGAGGTCTCCCGTGACCACTTTCCGTATCCGCCTGCCACCCTCGAGCAGCTCGAGGCGTTCGAGCGGCGCATGGGGTGGACTCTGGACCCGGACCTGCGTGCCTTCTACCTGCATTGCAACGGCGCGGAGTTGATCAAGCCACTGCCAGACTGCCCCTACCGGATGCTGCCCTTGTCCGAGATCATCCGGGCGCGCGTGGCCATTCGCGGCAGAGACGAGGATTCACGCGGGCCGGCCTCCCTGTATGCCATCTGCGATGTGCAGGATGGCAACTACGTCTTGATCGACGTGAGCCGGCAGGCGCATGGGCGTTACCCCATCATCGACGGTGACCACGAGACGTGGCCGAACCTGGAGTATTGCCGACAGTTCGCTGGCTCCTTCTCGGAGTTCCTGGAGGGGGCGCTACGAGCCCGTGCTCCAGGCTATTGGCTGAGAGGGTGA
- a CDS encoding serine/threonine-protein kinase codes for MDKAPEQEALARPESIPFGPYTLVRRIGYGGMGEVFLAREEGQGRACVVKKVLRALAGNPQFLARFRDEARVVVRLSHPNIARVWAMGEVAGELYLAMEYVQGKTLNRLAWRLRKQGRVLPLGLVLLIGERMCQGLAHAHDVTDEHGQPLHLVHRDLSPANVCISYAGEVKIIDFGAAQSTLKEAQTAPSVVMGSIAYMAPEQARKKLVDRRADVYATGVVLWELLAWRPLPQKGDVVERWKRAAYPKWEPPGQYSQGLPPEVDAVVLKALSAEPDARFPDAAAFAEALRALREKYAPGVDDADLARLMGEAFTKEKAVEDEVLAELLRANPSLQHPLSEKELPTFAPPTALAFEHRALDAPADFVPSAEVELVEDSRPRTPASAEARTQTPATSREVRVAFDVDVTGEVVVAGRDGKSGLMHAIEEGGEDEAPAPTSVGGTPRTWGLAAGLFLVALAAGFLAMWLLR; via the coding sequence TTGGACAAGGCGCCTGAACAAGAGGCGCTCGCGCGCCCGGAGTCCATTCCCTTCGGCCCCTACACCCTGGTGCGGCGCATCGGGTACGGGGGAATGGGAGAGGTGTTCCTGGCGCGCGAGGAGGGGCAGGGGCGCGCCTGCGTGGTGAAGAAGGTGCTGCGCGCCCTGGCGGGCAACCCCCAGTTCCTCGCCCGCTTCCGGGACGAGGCGCGCGTGGTGGTGCGCCTGTCCCATCCCAACATCGCCCGCGTGTGGGCCATGGGCGAGGTGGCTGGAGAGCTCTACCTCGCCATGGAATACGTGCAGGGCAAGACGCTCAACCGGCTCGCGTGGCGGCTGCGCAAGCAGGGCCGGGTGCTGCCCCTGGGCCTGGTGCTGCTCATTGGCGAGCGGATGTGTCAGGGCCTGGCCCACGCGCATGACGTGACGGACGAGCACGGGCAGCCGTTGCACCTGGTGCACCGCGACCTGTCGCCCGCCAACGTGTGCATCTCCTACGCGGGCGAGGTCAAAATCATCGACTTCGGCGCCGCCCAGTCCACGCTCAAGGAGGCGCAGACGGCGCCCAGCGTGGTGATGGGCAGCATCGCGTACATGGCGCCGGAGCAGGCGCGCAAGAAGCTCGTGGACCGGCGGGCCGACGTGTACGCCACGGGCGTGGTGCTCTGGGAACTGCTCGCCTGGCGCCCGCTGCCGCAGAAGGGCGATGTCGTCGAGCGCTGGAAGCGCGCGGCCTACCCCAAGTGGGAGCCGCCGGGACAGTACAGCCAGGGGCTGCCCCCGGAGGTGGATGCGGTGGTGTTGAAGGCCCTGTCCGCCGAGCCCGATGCCCGCTTCCCGGATGCGGCGGCGTTCGCCGAGGCGCTGCGCGCCCTGCGGGAGAAGTACGCGCCCGGTGTGGACGACGCGGACCTGGCGCGGCTGATGGGCGAGGCCTTCACCAAGGAGAAAGCGGTGGAGGACGAGGTGCTCGCGGAGCTGTTGCGCGCCAATCCCTCGCTCCAGCATCCGCTCTCCGAGAAGGAGCTGCCGACCTTCGCGCCCCCCACCGCGCTGGCCTTCGAACACCGGGCGCTCGACGCGCCCGCGGACTTCGTGCCCTCCGCCGAGGTGGAGCTGGTGGAGGATTCCCGGCCGCGCACACCGGCTTCCGCCGAGGCTCGGACCCAGACGCCGGCGACCTCACGCGAGGTGCGGGTGGCCTTCGACGTGGATGTCACCGGTGAGGTCGTGGTGGCGGGGCGGGATGGGAAGTCCGGGCTGATGCACGCCATCGAGGAGGGCGGCGAGGACGAGGCGCCCGCGCCGACCAGCGTTGGCGGTACGCCCCGGACATGGGGCCTCGCCGCCGGTCTGTTCCTCGTCGCGCTCGCCGCGGGCTTCCTGGCCATGTGGCTGCTGAGGTGA
- the lspA gene encoding signal peptidase II, with amino-acid sequence MPRKYLLLLTVALGVIVLDQWTKYLVVRELTTRFDDRPTLGERLSAMYGEPPPQGFDGLHYRSKRHIEVSPSFFRLRYAENPGAAWGLFRTLPPNVRGPLFHVVSIGAVVLISWYFSQLSGTNPQERWALWGLPLVLGGAIGNYIDRIARAFVIDFLEAHWYDKAAWPSFNVADSAIVVGVGLLLVDAFVRKDKPAEEKSAQVRS; translated from the coding sequence GTGCCCCGCAAATACCTCCTCCTGCTGACGGTGGCGCTCGGCGTCATCGTCCTCGACCAGTGGACGAAGTACCTCGTCGTCCGCGAGCTCACCACCCGCTTCGATGACAGGCCCACGCTCGGTGAGCGCCTGTCGGCGATGTATGGCGAGCCCCCGCCCCAGGGCTTCGACGGACTGCACTACCGGTCCAAGCGCCACATCGAGGTCTCCCCGTCCTTCTTCCGTCTGCGCTACGCGGAGAACCCGGGCGCGGCCTGGGGCCTCTTCCGGACTCTGCCGCCCAACGTGCGCGGGCCCCTCTTCCACGTGGTGAGCATCGGCGCGGTGGTGCTCATCTCCTGGTACTTCAGCCAGCTGAGCGGGACGAATCCCCAGGAGCGCTGGGCCCTGTGGGGCCTGCCCCTGGTGCTGGGCGGAGCCATCGGCAACTACATCGACCGGATCGCCCGGGCCTTCGTCATCGATTTTCTCGAGGCCCACTGGTACGACAAGGCGGCCTGGCCCTCCTTCAACGTGGCCGACTCGGCCATCGTCGTGGGCGTGGGGCTGCTCCTGGTGGATGCCTTCGTGCGCAAGGACAAGCCGGCGGAGGAGAAGTCCGCCCAGGTCCGTTCCTGA